A genome region from Bradyrhizobium sp. WSM1417 includes the following:
- a CDS encoding cupin, whose translation MPIKDQIKNLAKKLVEDHPDAAMLRALVRARKPTAIRFQDDGIVPNNPHFPVLLYRGAVNLKTPRFAPEVIVDTLFDSHGWGRSWRDTVYDFVHYHSQIHEVMGVARGTARIECGGIKGRILSVKAGDVLVLPAGTGHRLIESSRDFLVVGAYPQEGTYDECTDTRERPDARKRIAKVRKPKTDPVLGAGGPLLKSWRIKPSRS comes from the coding sequence ATGCCGATCAAGGACCAGATCAAGAATCTCGCCAAGAAGCTCGTGGAGGATCATCCCGACGCGGCAATGCTGCGGGCGCTTGTGCGGGCTCGGAAGCCGACAGCCATCCGTTTCCAGGACGATGGCATCGTGCCGAATAACCCGCATTTTCCCGTGTTGCTCTATCGCGGCGCGGTGAACCTGAAGACCCCGCGTTTTGCTCCAGAGGTCATCGTCGACACGCTGTTCGATAGTCATGGCTGGGGCCGCTCTTGGCGCGATACCGTTTACGATTTTGTCCACTATCATTCGCAGATCCACGAAGTGATGGGCGTGGCACGCGGCACGGCCAGGATCGAGTGCGGCGGGATCAAGGGGCGAATCCTGAGTGTGAAGGCCGGAGACGTTCTGGTCCTTCCCGCAGGCACCGGACACCGGCTGATCGAGTCCAGCCGGGACTTCCTGGTCGTCGGAGCGTATCCGCAGGAGGGGACGTATGACGAGTGCACCGACACGCGAGAGCGTCCTGACGCCAGGAAACGTATCGCCAAGGTCCGCAAGCCGAAGACAGATCCCGTGCTGGGTGCCGGCGGCCCGTTGCTCAAATCATGGCGGATAAAGCCATCGCGATCGTGA
- a CDS encoding Crp/Fnr family transcriptional regulator yields MPHPKFIAHLQAIEGLSEDERRQIAGLPSTLRQVSDGEIVLRQGEDASRCVFVVSGFLYQARIVGDRSQILAFHVPGDMPCLHTLLVSPMDADLVGLGPTIVGYVAHSQLKQLLDGSIHLTRAFWRETLIDAAISRQWIARLGAQAALPKVAHLICELAARLEVVGLVKNGRFHMPMTQRHVADACGLSIVHVNRTIQELRGRRLIAWEGSEIELLQPDELRALADFTPDYLT; encoded by the coding sequence ATGCCACACCCGAAGTTCATCGCACATCTCCAGGCGATTGAAGGCCTCTCAGAAGACGAACGCCGCCAGATCGCTGGCCTGCCGTCCACGCTCCGTCAGGTTTCGGACGGCGAGATCGTGCTGCGCCAGGGTGAAGATGCCTCTCGCTGCGTTTTCGTCGTCAGCGGCTTTCTCTACCAGGCTCGCATCGTCGGCGATCGCAGCCAGATCCTCGCCTTCCACGTTCCCGGCGACATGCCGTGCCTGCACACGCTGCTGGTCTCGCCGATGGATGCGGACCTCGTCGGTCTCGGACCCACTATCGTCGGCTACGTCGCACACAGCCAACTCAAGCAGCTGCTTGACGGCTCCATTCACCTGACCCGCGCGTTCTGGCGCGAGACGCTGATCGATGCGGCGATCTCGCGACAATGGATCGCGCGCCTCGGCGCACAGGCGGCGCTGCCGAAGGTAGCGCATCTGATCTGTGAGCTCGCCGCAAGGCTGGAGGTCGTGGGCCTCGTCAAGAACGGCCGTTTCCACATGCCGATGACGCAGCGGCATGTCGCCGATGCCTGCGGATTGTCGATCGTCCACGTCAATCGCACCATCCAGGAGCTGAGAGGGCGCCGATTGATTGCCTGGGAGGGAAGCGAGATCGAGCTGTTGCAACCCGACGAACTCCGCGCGCTCGCGGATTTCACGCCGGATTATCTGACGTGA
- a CDS encoding Crp/Fnr family transcriptional regulator, translated as MEKAHDVLIRNLGEHTALAQEDVAEIRGLTFVQREFAPNEDFIRQGDEPEHSALVVSGMIARYHLLDSGRRQYLAFHLSGDLPDSQGLFIDQMDHGLCALGPASVAFIPHRELLNAFRRRPTFALSVWRETLLDAAIFREAITNNSARPMHTRMAHLFCELFYRARAAQLVRGNRCRLPISLAQLGETLGMAIATVNRTLADLRRSGTMDLRDSELIVLKWRELQRLGGFSPTYLHLKRQSPPRA; from the coding sequence ATGGAAAAAGCCCATGACGTGCTGATCCGGAACCTGGGCGAGCACACCGCGCTCGCCCAGGAGGATGTCGCCGAAATTCGCGGGCTGACCTTTGTGCAGCGCGAGTTCGCGCCGAACGAGGATTTCATCCGTCAGGGCGACGAACCCGAGCATTCGGCGCTGGTCGTCTCCGGCATGATCGCGCGCTACCATCTGCTCGACAGCGGCCGGCGGCAATATCTCGCGTTCCATCTGTCCGGCGACCTGCCGGACTCCCAGGGCTTGTTCATCGACCAGATGGACCATGGCCTCTGCGCCCTCGGGCCCGCCTCGGTGGCCTTCATCCCGCACCGCGAATTGCTCAACGCGTTCCGTCGGCGGCCGACCTTCGCGCTCTCGGTCTGGCGCGAAACCCTGCTCGATGCCGCGATCTTTCGCGAGGCCATCACCAACAACAGCGCCCGGCCGATGCACACGCGCATGGCACACCTGTTCTGCGAGCTGTTCTACCGCGCGCGGGCCGCGCAACTCGTTCGCGGCAATCGCTGCCGCCTGCCGATCAGCCTGGCGCAGCTCGGCGAGACGCTGGGCATGGCGATCGCGACGGTGAACCGGACGCTCGCCGACCTCAGGCGGAGCGGGACCATGGACTTGCGCGACAGCGAGCTGATCGTGCTGAAATGGCGCGAACTGCAGCGGCTCGGAGGCTTCAGTCCGACTTATCTGCATCTCAAGCGTCAGTCGCCGCCGCGCGCGTGA
- a CDS encoding Crp/Fnr family transcriptional regulator — translation MTGRPQNDLLQRLSRPDFELLAPHLQPVELEASHILHHAGDEVTAVHFPCRSTLVSFAVPVEDDREVESLLVGREGAVGIAAGRSASLAYSRIVVKLGGSLMRLPPRALEQAQQRSATLQQVFSRYADCQFAQLLQTAACNAAHSIEQRAAKWIISAQEHVGGPEIPLTHEQLAGMLGVSRSYASRVIQMFKARRILATRRGAILILDAPALEARACRCNDWVRKHFDEVLGARHLPAADTLRPHARGGD, via the coding sequence GTGACCGGTCGGCCCCAGAACGATCTTCTCCAGCGGCTCAGCCGCCCGGATTTCGAACTGCTCGCGCCGCACCTCCAGCCGGTCGAACTCGAGGCGAGCCACATCCTGCATCACGCCGGCGACGAGGTCACCGCGGTCCATTTTCCCTGCCGCTCGACACTCGTGTCGTTCGCCGTGCCGGTCGAGGACGATCGCGAGGTCGAAAGCCTGCTGGTCGGGCGCGAGGGCGCGGTGGGCATTGCCGCCGGCCGCAGCGCCTCGCTGGCCTATTCGCGCATCGTCGTGAAGCTGGGCGGCTCCCTGATGCGGCTGCCGCCGCGCGCGCTCGAGCAGGCCCAGCAGAGGTCGGCCACGCTCCAGCAGGTCTTCTCGCGCTACGCCGACTGCCAGTTCGCGCAGCTGCTCCAGACCGCGGCCTGCAACGCCGCGCATTCGATCGAGCAGCGCGCCGCCAAGTGGATCATCTCCGCGCAGGAGCACGTCGGCGGCCCGGAGATCCCCCTCACTCACGAGCAGCTTGCCGGGATGCTCGGGGTATCCCGCAGCTATGCCAGCCGCGTCATCCAGATGTTCAAGGCGAGGCGAATCCTCGCGACGCGCCGTGGCGCCATCCTGATCCTCGACGCGCCGGCGCTCGAAGCCAGAGCCTGCCGTTGCAACGATTGGGTGAGGAAGCATTTCGACGAAGTGCTCGGCGCGCGGCATCTGCCAGCGGCTGACACATTGCGGCCTCACGCGCGCGGCGGCGACTGA
- a CDS encoding Flp family type IVb pilin, whose protein sequence is MEFWQDHADHPPLPRDESGATAIEYGLIAAGIALAIIAVVNNLAATLNKKFTSISSSLKQRGHAR, encoded by the coding sequence TTGGAATTCTGGCAAGACCATGCAGACCATCCGCCGCTTCCTCGCGACGAGTCCGGCGCCACCGCGATCGAGTACGGCCTGATCGCCGCCGGTATCGCGCTGGCGATCATCGCGGTCGTCAACAACCTCGCCGCGACGCTGAACAAAAAGTTCACCTCGATCAGCAGCTCGCTGAAGCAACGCGGGCACGCGCGGTAA
- a CDS encoding alcohol dehydrogenase, producing MALMRRQSLVKFDAPLCETIVETPKPQGSEVLVRIERCGLCHSDLHIQDGYADLGGGKKLDTTRGMTLPFTLGHEIAGVVDEVGPDVFAGLVGSKKAVFPWIGCGQCRDCANGDENLCAKQRFLGVSIDGGFASHVLVPDAKYLLDYDPLPVNQAATLMCSGVTAYGALKRLVDRPRQRNLLLIGLGGVGMMGLSFATAMFKQPITVADLSGAARETALKNGATAAYDPTEPDVVKRILKETDGGFDEIVDFAGNEKSMAFAVAVAARGGKIVVSGLMGGQFTLPMVQWVYKRMTIEGFMVGTLTEAHELMALARAGKIKPTPMREEPMGDVQTWIDELRAGKVVGRIVLKN from the coding sequence ATGGCGTTGATGCGTCGGCAGTCCCTCGTCAAGTTCGATGCGCCGCTGTGCGAGACCATCGTCGAGACGCCGAAGCCGCAGGGAAGTGAGGTGCTGGTGCGCATCGAGCGCTGCGGCCTCTGCCACTCCGATCTGCACATCCAGGACGGCTACGCCGATCTCGGCGGCGGCAAGAAGCTCGACACCACGCGCGGCATGACGCTGCCCTTCACGCTTGGCCACGAGATCGCGGGCGTAGTCGACGAAGTCGGCCCCGACGTGTTCGCCGGTCTCGTCGGCAGCAAGAAGGCGGTGTTTCCGTGGATCGGTTGCGGCCAGTGCCGCGACTGCGCCAACGGCGACGAGAACCTCTGCGCCAAGCAGCGCTTTCTCGGCGTCTCCATCGACGGCGGCTTCGCCAGCCACGTGCTGGTGCCCGACGCGAAATATCTGCTCGACTACGATCCCCTGCCCGTCAACCAGGCCGCGACCCTGATGTGCTCCGGCGTCACCGCCTATGGCGCGCTCAAGCGCCTGGTCGACCGTCCGCGCCAGCGCAACCTCCTGCTGATCGGCCTCGGCGGCGTCGGCATGATGGGCCTTTCCTTCGCGACGGCCATGTTCAAGCAACCGATCACCGTCGCCGATCTCAGCGGTGCCGCGCGCGAGACCGCGCTGAAGAACGGCGCCACGGCGGCCTACGATCCGACCGAGCCCGACGTGGTCAAGCGCATCCTCAAGGAAACCGATGGCGGCTTCGACGAGATCGTCGATTTCGCCGGCAACGAGAAGTCCATGGCTTTCGCGGTCGCGGTCGCCGCGCGCGGCGGCAAGATCGTGGTCTCCGGCCTGATGGGCGGCCAGTTCACGTTGCCGATGGTGCAATGGGTCTACAAGCGCATGACCATCGAGGGCTTCATGGTCGGCACGCTCACCGAGGCCCACGAGCTGATGGCACTCGCCCGCGCCGGCAAGATCAAGCCGACGCCGATGCGCGAGGAGCCGATGGGCGACGTCCAGACCTGGATCGACGAGCTTCGCGCCGGCAAGGTCGTTGGCCGCATCGTGCTCAAGAACTAG
- the rsmA gene encoding 16S rRNA (adenine(1518)-N(6)/adenine(1519)-N(6))-dimethyltransferase RsmA, whose translation MSAIDDLPPLREVIRQHALSARKSLGQNFLLDLNLTARIVRAAAPLEDSTIIEIGPGPGGLTRALLALGARRVIAIEHDERAIPALQDISARYPGRLEIVHGDAMTFDPRPLLSGERAKIVANLPYNIATHLLVGWLTTEPWPPWYDMMVLMFQREVGERIVAREDEEAFGRLGVLANWRCETKILFDIAPSAFVPPPKVTSSVVRLIPRETPLACDRKLLEQVAAAAFGQRRKMLRQSLKALGADPARLAAAAGIDATRRAETVPISGFVAMARELANIRSETER comes from the coding sequence ATGAGCGCGATCGACGACCTCCCGCCGCTTCGCGAGGTCATTCGCCAGCACGCTTTGTCAGCGCGCAAATCGCTCGGCCAGAACTTCCTCCTCGACCTCAATCTCACCGCGCGCATCGTGCGTGCGGCGGCTCCGCTCGAGGACTCCACCATCATCGAGATCGGCCCCGGCCCGGGCGGGTTGACGCGTGCCTTGCTCGCGCTCGGCGCCAGACGCGTCATCGCCATCGAGCATGACGAGCGCGCGATCCCTGCCTTGCAGGATATTTCCGCGCGCTATCCCGGCCGTCTCGAGATCGTGCATGGCGACGCCATGACCTTCGATCCACGCCCGCTGCTGTCGGGCGAACGAGCAAAAATCGTCGCCAACCTGCCCTACAACATCGCGACCCACCTCCTCGTCGGCTGGCTCACCACCGAACCCTGGCCGCCCTGGTATGACATGATGGTTCTGATGTTCCAGCGCGAGGTCGGCGAGCGCATCGTGGCGCGCGAGGACGAGGAGGCCTTCGGCCGGCTCGGCGTGCTCGCCAACTGGCGCTGCGAGACCAAGATCCTGTTCGACATTGCGCCGTCCGCCTTCGTGCCGCCGCCGAAGGTCACGTCTTCCGTCGTGCGACTGATCCCGCGCGAAACGCCTCTCGCCTGCGATCGCAAGCTGCTCGAACAGGTCGCCGCCGCCGCCTTCGGCCAGCGCCGCAAGATGCTGCGGCAAAGCCTGAAGGCGCTGGGCGCCGATCCCGCGCGGCTCGCCGCAGCTGCCGGCATCGACGCGACGCGGCGCGCGGAGACCGTTCCGATTTCCGGCTTTGTTGCCATGGCCCGTGAATTGGCCAATATACGCAGCGAAACAGAGAGATAA
- the pdxA gene encoding 4-hydroxythreonine-4-phosphate dehydrogenase PdxA, translated as MAQQPAKPLALTLGEPAGIGPDITIAAWLKRRELDLPAFYLLGDEALIARRAKALGADVRIASVSAGEAEAAFPETLPVVATGEPASAAPGKPDASSAPAALASIRQAVTDVREGRAGAVVTNPIAKSVLYRAGFRHPGHTEFLAELAAEDGRVPQPVMMLWSPRLAVVPVTIHVSLRDALAQLTSELIVSTVRIVATELKSRFGIANPRIAISGLNPHAGEDGSLGHEEQTVIAPAIKTLRSDGIEAKGPLPADTMFHEAARNSYDCAICMYHDQALIPIKTVAFDDAVNVTLGLPFIRTSPDHGTAFDIAGTGKANPASLIAALRLASLMAAAKTR; from the coding sequence ATGGCCCAGCAGCCTGCCAAGCCCCTCGCCCTGACGCTGGGAGAGCCTGCCGGCATCGGCCCCGACATCACCATCGCAGCCTGGCTCAAGCGCCGCGAACTGGACCTGCCCGCCTTCTATCTGCTCGGCGACGAGGCGCTGATCGCCCGCCGCGCCAAAGCCCTCGGCGCCGATGTCAGGATCGCTTCGGTGAGCGCCGGCGAGGCCGAGGCCGCCTTCCCCGAGACCTTGCCCGTGGTCGCGACCGGCGAGCCCGCGAGCGCCGCGCCTGGCAAGCCCGACGCATCGAGCGCGCCGGCCGCGCTCGCCTCGATCCGCCAGGCGGTCACTGATGTCCGCGAGGGCCGCGCCGGCGCCGTCGTCACCAATCCGATCGCCAAGAGCGTGCTCTATCGCGCCGGCTTCCGCCATCCCGGGCATACCGAATTCCTCGCCGAGCTCGCCGCGGAAGACGGCCGGGTGCCGCAGCCGGTGATGATGCTGTGGTCGCCGCGGCTCGCCGTGGTGCCCGTGACCATCCACGTCTCCTTGCGCGATGCACTGGCCCAGCTCACCAGCGAGCTGATCGTCTCGACCGTGCGCATCGTCGCGACCGAACTCAAATCCCGCTTCGGCATCGCGAATCCGCGCATCGCGATCTCCGGCCTCAATCCGCACGCGGGCGAGGACGGCTCGCTCGGCCACGAGGAGCAGACCGTGATCGCGCCGGCGATCAAGACGTTGCGCAGCGACGGCATCGAAGCGAAGGGACCGCTCCCCGCCGACACCATGTTCCACGAAGCCGCGCGAAACAGCTATGACTGCGCCATCTGCATGTACCACGACCAGGCGCTGATCCCGATCAAGACGGTGGCCTTCGACGACGCGGTCAACGTCACGCTCGGCCTGCCCTTCATCCGCACCTCGCCCGACCACGGCACCGCCTTCGACATCGCCGGCACCGGCAAGGCAAATCCGGCAAGCCTGATCGCCGCGTTGAGGCTTGCGAGCCTGATGGCGGCTGCGAAGACCCGATGA
- a CDS encoding SurA N-terminal domain-containing protein: protein MTNPLPVFRLFLVLTALLLAGTPSRAQNIVVMVNGDPITDFDIEQRSKLDQLTTQKTPARQEVINELIDDRVKMKEGKKYGVDPGVSDINQSYDGMAQRMRISPDQLTKSLEVKGVRPETLKSRMKAEMVWTSLVRGRFKEKLLVGEKDVAQAVQAQTGDKLQIEGTEYKMQPIVLIVPRGSSPAFLETRHKEAEQYRSRVGSCEEANSLFRSTPNATIRDTVTKTTAELPEALRKVLDDTPIGHLTAPETTKAGIEMVVLCSRKPTMIDTPKKREVREKMYQEKYEKTQKAYLEELRKAAMIEYRNR from the coding sequence ATGACGAACCCATTGCCTGTCTTCCGCCTCTTCCTCGTCCTCACCGCCCTGCTCCTGGCCGGCACGCCGTCGCGCGCGCAGAACATCGTCGTGATGGTGAACGGCGATCCGATCACCGATTTCGACATCGAGCAGCGCTCCAAGCTCGACCAGCTGACGACGCAGAAGACACCGGCCCGTCAGGAGGTCATCAACGAGCTGATCGACGACCGGGTGAAGATGAAGGAAGGCAAGAAATACGGGGTCGATCCCGGTGTCTCCGACATCAACCAGTCCTACGATGGCATGGCGCAGCGCATGCGCATCTCGCCGGACCAGCTCACCAAATCGCTCGAGGTCAAGGGCGTCCGCCCCGAAACCCTGAAGAGCCGCATGAAGGCCGAAATGGTCTGGACCAGCCTCGTACGCGGCCGCTTCAAGGAGAAGCTGTTGGTCGGCGAGAAGGACGTCGCGCAGGCCGTGCAGGCCCAGACCGGCGACAAGCTGCAGATCGAGGGCACCGAATACAAGATGCAGCCGATCGTGCTGATCGTGCCGCGCGGATCGTCGCCGGCGTTCCTGGAGACGCGGCATAAGGAAGCCGAGCAATATCGCTCGCGCGTCGGAAGCTGCGAAGAAGCCAATTCGTTGTTCCGCTCCACACCGAACGCCACCATCCGCGACACCGTCACCAAGACCACGGCGGAATTGCCCGAGGCGCTGCGCAAGGTTCTCGACGACACGCCGATCGGCCACCTGACCGCGCCCGAGACGACCAAGGCGGGCATCGAAATGGTGGTGCTGTGCTCGCGCAAGCCGACCATGATCGACACGCCGAAGAAGCGCGAGGTCCGCGAGAAGATGTATCAGGAGAAGTACGAGAAGACCCAGAAGGCCTATCTTGAGGAGCTCCGCAAGGCGGCGATGATCGAGTATCGCAACCGCTGA
- a CDS encoding LPS-assembly protein LptD, translating to MTAVHRGPVSRLTRRTLVRANGCGLSIRRLLLAVAAVASLGGLMDVAAVAPASAQGFAYNPLPPRAKPPKAVNDNQMLVQATEVDYDYNNSRVSAVGNVQLFYNGTSVEADKVIYDQKTKRLHAEGNIRMTDADGKITYAEILDLSDDYRDGFVDSLRVDTADQTRMAASRSDRSSGNYTVFENGVYTACAPCKDDPKKPPLWQVKGARIIHDQQEKMLYFETAQLEFFGVPIAYMPYFSTPDPTVKRKTGFLMPGFTSNTPFGYGVEVPFYWAIAPDMDATFSPRITSKQGVLFQAEFRQRLMDGAYQIRVYGIDQLDRSALAGQPGDKQFRGAVDTKGQFALNDKWVWGWDGVLMSDYYFFSDYRLSQYRDPLGSFLYLPTDALSQLYLTGVGNRSFFDARTMYWLSYSGNQSQVPVVYPVIDYSNVLNYPVFGGEFSYKTNFVNLSRDTAVFDPITTLANTNSLCTTASADPLARTPSQCLMRGFPGTYTRLTAEAQWRKSFTDPFGEIWTPFAILRADAINSSVSNQPGVSNYLPVGDTQAFRLMPTVGLEYRYPFINVQPWGSTTIEPIAQIIIRPNESYAGKLPNEDAQSMVFDASNLFSVDKFSGYDRVEGGGRANVGVQSTTQFDKGGAIKTLFGQSYQLFGMNSFAVQDSINTGVDSGLQRPRSDYVASAAYSPNSTYTFSVRSRMDEQTWNVQRFEAEGRANFNRWSVSMLYGNYAAQPELGYLTRREGILTSGSIKVAANWVVTGSARWDLEANKINQYVLGAGYVDDCFVLGLNYVTAYSYSAGATPPVLNHAIMFQIGLRTLANTATTSSSGGGLQ from the coding sequence GTGACGGCCGTCCACCGAGGGCCCGTGTCTCGTTTGACGCGGCGCACATTGGTGCGCGCGAACGGGTGTGGCTTGTCCATTCGCAGGTTGCTGCTTGCTGTCGCCGCCGTGGCATCGCTCGGTGGCCTGATGGACGTTGCCGCCGTTGCGCCGGCCTCCGCCCAAGGCTTCGCCTACAATCCGCTGCCGCCCCGTGCGAAGCCGCCGAAGGCCGTCAACGACAACCAGATGCTGGTTCAGGCGACCGAGGTCGACTACGACTACAACAATTCGCGCGTCTCCGCGGTCGGTAACGTCCAGCTGTTCTACAACGGCACCAGCGTCGAGGCCGACAAGGTCATCTACGACCAGAAGACCAAGCGGCTCCATGCCGAAGGCAACATCCGCATGACGGATGCCGACGGCAAGATCACCTATGCCGAGATCCTGGACCTGTCCGACGACTACCGTGACGGTTTCGTCGATTCGCTGCGCGTCGACACGGCCGACCAGACCCGCATGGCGGCGAGCCGCTCCGATCGCTCCAGCGGCAACTACACGGTGTTCGAGAACGGCGTCTACACGGCCTGCGCGCCATGCAAGGACGATCCGAAGAAGCCGCCGCTATGGCAGGTCAAGGGTGCGCGTATCATCCACGACCAGCAGGAGAAGATGCTGTATTTCGAGACGGCGCAGCTCGAATTCTTCGGCGTGCCGATCGCCTATATGCCCTATTTCTCGACGCCCGATCCGACCGTGAAGCGCAAGACCGGCTTCCTGATGCCGGGCTTCACGTCGAATACGCCGTTCGGCTACGGCGTCGAGGTTCCGTTCTACTGGGCGATCGCGCCCGACATGGACGCGACCTTCAGCCCGCGCATCACGTCCAAGCAGGGCGTGCTGTTCCAGGCCGAATTCCGCCAGCGCCTGATGGACGGCGCCTATCAGATCCGCGTCTACGGCATCGACCAGCTCGATCGGAGCGCGCTCGCCGGCCAGCCCGGGGACAAGCAGTTCCGCGGCGCCGTCGACACCAAGGGTCAGTTCGCGCTGAACGACAAATGGGTCTGGGGTTGGGACGGCGTCCTGATGTCCGACTATTATTTCTTCTCGGACTATCGGTTGTCGCAATATCGCGATCCGCTGGGCTCGTTCCTGTATCTGCCGACGGATGCGCTCTCGCAGCTTTACCTGACCGGCGTCGGCAATCGCAGCTTCTTCGACGCGCGCACGATGTACTGGCTGAGCTACTCGGGCAACCAGAGCCAGGTGCCGGTCGTCTATCCCGTGATCGACTATTCGAACGTGCTGAACTATCCGGTCTTCGGCGGCGAGTTCAGCTACAAGACCAATTTCGTGAACCTGTCGCGTGACACCGCGGTATTCGATCCGATCACGACGCTCGCCAACACCAACAGCCTGTGCACGACGGCATCGGCCGATCCGCTCGCGCGCACGCCGTCGCAGTGCCTTATGCGCGGCTTCCCGGGCACCTACACCCGCCTGACGGCCGAAGCGCAATGGCGCAAATCCTTCACCGATCCGTTCGGTGAAATCTGGACGCCGTTCGCCATTCTCCGCGCCGATGCGATCAACTCCTCGGTCTCCAACCAGCCGGGCGTGTCGAACTATCTTCCTGTCGGCGACACCCAGGCGTTCCGCCTGATGCCGACCGTGGGCCTCGAATACCGCTACCCCTTCATCAACGTTCAGCCTTGGGGCTCGACCACCATCGAGCCGATCGCGCAGATCATCATTCGGCCGAACGAGAGCTATGCCGGCAAGCTCCCCAACGAGGACGCGCAGAGCATGGTGTTCGACGCCTCGAACCTGTTCAGCGTCGACAAGTTCTCCGGCTACGACCGTGTCGAGGGCGGCGGCCGAGCCAATGTCGGCGTGCAGTCCACCACGCAGTTCGACAAGGGCGGCGCCATCAAGACGCTGTTCGGCCAGTCCTACCAGCTGTTCGGCATGAACTCCTTCGCGGTCCAGGACTCCATCAATACGGGCGTGGATTCCGGCCTGCAAAGGCCGCGCTCCGACTATGTTGCAAGCGCCGCCTATTCGCCCAACAGCACCTATACGTTCAGCGTTCGCTCGCGCATGGACGAGCAGACCTGGAACGTCCAGCGCTTCGAGGCGGAAGGCCGCGCCAACTTCAACCGCTGGTCCGTCAGCATGCTGTACGGCAATTACGCGGCCCAGCCGGAACTCGGCTATCTGACCCGCCGCGAGGGCATCCTGACGTCGGGCTCGATCAAGGTCGCGGCCAATTGGGTGGTCACGGGTTCGGCGCGCTGGGATCTTGAGGCCAACAAGATCAACCAGTATGTGCTCGGTGCCGGCTACGTCGACGATTGTTTTGTGCTCGGCTTGAACTATGTAACTGCGTATAGCTATTCCGCAGGCGCGACGCCGCCCGTGCTGAACCACGCGATCATGTTCCAGATCGGCCTGCGCACGCTGGCGAACACAGCGACGACCAGCAGTTCCGGCGGCGGTCTCCAGTGA
- the lptG gene encoding LPS export ABC transporter permease LptG, with product MSMLTNTLGRYFAGRFVVAALGVFASIFLLLVLVDYIEMVRKTSGLASASAVMIAETSLFRVPQLLEKLTPFCMLIGAMTCYLALSRRLELVVARAAGVSAWQFISPALGSALLIGVIATVAYNPMSANLRELSKRMEAELFGSAPGGGIQDASGFWLNQVTNDGQTIINAARSEQQGVRLTGLTLFRFDTEQHFKERVEAREATLEAGRWLFKGVRRFSLDSPPVDQASLEIPTTLTEAQVRNSFSTPETVSFWQLPSYIRSSESSGFATAGYRLQYQKLLAQPFLLAAMVMLAASVSLRFFRMGGVQKMVLSGVGAGFLLYVLSKVTEDLSKAELMHPIAAAWLPVVVGGLTGFLALLYQEDG from the coding sequence ATGAGCATGCTCACCAACACACTCGGGCGCTATTTCGCCGGCCGTTTCGTGGTCGCGGCGCTCGGCGTGTTCGCCAGCATTTTCCTGCTCCTGGTGCTGGTCGATTACATCGAGATGGTGCGTAAGACCTCAGGGCTCGCATCCGCCTCCGCGGTCATGATAGCCGAGACCTCGCTGTTCCGCGTGCCGCAGCTGCTGGAGAAGCTGACGCCGTTCTGCATGCTGATCGGCGCCATGACCTGCTATCTCGCCCTCTCCCGCCGGCTCGAGCTCGTGGTCGCGCGCGCCGCCGGCGTCTCCGCGTGGCAATTCATCTCGCCGGCGCTCGGCAGCGCGCTCCTGATCGGCGTGATCGCCACCGTCGCCTACAATCCGATGTCGGCTAATCTGCGCGAGCTCTCCAAGCGCATGGAAGCCGAGCTGTTCGGCTCGGCGCCCGGCGGCGGCATTCAGGACGCCTCCGGCTTCTGGCTCAATCAGGTCACCAATGACGGCCAGACCATCATCAACGCGGCGCGCAGCGAGCAGCAGGGCGTCCGGCTCACTGGGCTCACGCTGTTCCGGTTTGACACAGAGCAGCACTTCAAGGAGCGGGTCGAGGCGCGCGAGGCGACGCTCGAGGCCGGCCGTTGGCTGTTCAAGGGCGTCCGCCGCTTCTCGCTGGATTCGCCGCCGGTCGATCAGGCCAGCCTGGAGATTCCAACGACGCTGACCGAGGCGCAGGTCCGCAACAGCTTTTCCACACCCGAGACTGTGTCCTTTTGGCAACTACCGAGCTACATCCGCTCGTCCGAAAGCTCGGGCTTCGCGACAGCCGGATACCGACTCCAGTATCAGAAGCTTCTGGCACAGCCGTTTTTGCTTGCCGCCATGGTGATGCTCGCGGCTTCCGTGTCGTTGCGCTTCTTCCGGATGGGCGGCGTGCAGAAGATGGTTTTGAGTGGCGTGGGCGCAGGCTTTCTGCTCTACGTTCTGTCGAAAGTGACTGAAGATTTGAGCAAGGCTGAGTTGATGCATCCGATCGCTGCGGCGTGGTTGCCCGTGGTGGTGGGCGGCCTCACCGGCTTTTTGGCCTTGCTGTATCAGGAGGACGGATAG